One genomic segment of Kordiimonas sp. SCSIO 12603 includes these proteins:
- a CDS encoding 5-(carboxyamino)imidazole ribonucleotide synthase: MTKIQPGGTIGILGGGQLGRMIALAAANLGYKCHIFCPEENSPAFHVAYTHTVADYTDQDALKAFAESVDVITYEFENIPAETAEFVAKIKPLRPGAQALSLTQDRLTEKEFLNDAGVQTAPFMAFETEEELLAAYKKIGHPAVAKTRRFGYDGKGQAMVKSKLDFDDVLAVTKGTPAILEGFVQFDREVSVIVARSVSGDVAAFPVGENVHTNHILDTTTIPANVSERLEATAKVMATKVANALDYVGVMAVEMFVNDDSGEIVVNEIAPRVHNSGHWTIEGAETSQFEQHVRAICDLPLGQTAARGKVVMKNLLGKDILDYEKYLDDPKASYHHYGKQEPREGRKMGHVTWVDSE; this comes from the coding sequence ATGACGAAGATACAGCCAGGCGGCACCATAGGGATTTTAGGGGGCGGCCAGTTAGGCCGTATGATCGCTCTAGCCGCTGCTAATTTAGGATATAAATGTCATATCTTTTGCCCGGAAGAAAACAGTCCGGCGTTCCATGTGGCTTATACTCATACAGTTGCTGATTATACGGATCAGGATGCGCTTAAGGCTTTTGCCGAAAGCGTTGATGTCATTACCTATGAGTTTGAAAACATTCCTGCTGAAACCGCTGAGTTTGTTGCGAAGATCAAACCACTGCGCCCGGGGGCACAGGCGCTTTCGCTTACGCAGGACCGTTTGACAGAAAAAGAATTTCTCAATGATGCTGGCGTGCAAACGGCACCTTTTATGGCATTTGAAACAGAAGAAGAGCTTCTTGCCGCTTATAAAAAAATAGGCCATCCCGCTGTCGCGAAAACCCGACGATTTGGATATGATGGCAAGGGGCAGGCAATGGTGAAATCCAAGCTGGATTTTGATGATGTCTTGGCCGTTACCAAGGGTACACCAGCTATCCTAGAAGGTTTTGTTCAGTTTGACCGGGAAGTAAGCGTGATTGTTGCGCGGTCTGTTTCAGGCGATGTAGCGGCTTTCCCTGTGGGCGAAAATGTACACACCAATCATATTCTCGATACTACCACAATCCCGGCGAATGTATCAGAGCGCTTGGAAGCGACTGCCAAGGTAATGGCCACAAAAGTTGCAAATGCCCTTGATTATGTAGGGGTGATGGCTGTGGAAATGTTTGTAAACGATGATAGTGGTGAGATCGTGGTGAATGAGATTGCACCACGTGTTCATAATTCAGGCCACTGGACTATTGAAGGGGCGGAGACCAGCCAGTTCGAACAGCATGTTCGTGCTATTTGTGATTTACCGCTTGGTCAAACAGCAGCGCGCGGCAAGGTGGTTATGAAAAACCTTCTTGGTAAGGATATTCTCGATTATGAGAAATATCTGGATGACCCAAAAGCCAGCTATCACCACTACGGTAAACAGGAACCGCGCGAAGGCCGTAAAATGGGCCATGTTACTTGGGTTGATAGTGAATGA
- a CDS encoding ASCH domain-containing protein, with the protein MTFIPAAESSLGMMEFAFGDSPELADELLALVLEGKKTATCDEADSEEVFKIGERQVVLNGKGGRACVIETTAVERVKFGDVTAAHAAREGEGDLSLKFWRDVHIEYFTRTGTYEPDMLLDCITFKLVEVF; encoded by the coding sequence ATGACTTTTATCCCTGCTGCCGAATCCTCCTTGGGAATGATGGAGTTTGCTTTTGGCGATTCTCCAGAGTTGGCTGATGAACTCCTTGCCCTTGTGCTTGAGGGTAAGAAAACAGCGACATGCGATGAGGCAGACAGCGAGGAAGTTTTCAAGATTGGTGAGCGCCAGGTTGTTCTGAACGGCAAGGGAGGCCGTGCCTGTGTGATTGAAACTACAGCGGTTGAGCGTGTGAAGTTTGGTGATGTAACAGCGGCACATGCGGCCCGTGAAGGTGAGGGTGATCTGAGCCTGAAATTCTGGAGAGATGTTCATATCGAATATTTCACCAGAACGGGTACTTATGAACCTGATATGCTCCTAGACTGTATCACCTTCAAACTTGTGGAAGTATTTTGA
- a CDS encoding YjhX family toxin, producing MNISKHEQRALHALAQGGLILIERDNARKIIKANCVNREGWYLAGFTLELFKKLKKRRFIKSQNSRPYRITLQGLEAVRAQLDNR from the coding sequence GTGAATATTTCCAAACACGAGCAACGTGCGCTTCATGCGCTCGCTCAGGGTGGTTTAATTTTAATCGAACGCGATAACGCCCGGAAAATTATCAAAGCAAACTGTGTAAACCGTGAGGGATGGTATCTCGCGGGCTTTACGCTTGAGCTTTTCAAAAAACTCAAAAAGCGCCGCTTTATCAAAAGCCAGAACAGCCGTCCTTACCGCATTACCTTGCAGGGGCTTGAGGCTGTACGCGCCCAACTGGATAACAGGTGA
- a CDS encoding nuclear transport factor 2 family protein, with translation MLKYFVGVLFVLVVFGMPSRADENADVRAVTELAERYIKATYEADIPAMREIFHENAVMNGHLFGNEQLGTPEDFFKSLSANPSMKSAGAPFKGWVEDVRVTGNVASLTVKETGFFGKASFTDYMHLIKLKGRWWIISKTFTSE, from the coding sequence ATGCTTAAATATTTTGTGGGTGTGTTGTTTGTGCTTGTTGTTTTCGGAATGCCTTCGAGAGCAGATGAAAATGCAGATGTTCGCGCCGTAACTGAGCTGGCTGAACGCTATATCAAAGCAACTTATGAAGCTGATATTCCTGCTATGCGTGAGATATTCCACGAAAATGCTGTAATGAACGGCCATCTGTTCGGGAATGAGCAGCTAGGTACACCCGAAGATTTTTTCAAAAGCCTGAGCGCAAATCCATCTATGAAATCTGCAGGCGCACCTTTTAAAGGTTGGGTCGAAGATGTGCGGGTGACAGGGAATGTAGCTAGCCTTACGGTTAAGGAAACTGGGTTTTTCGGCAAAGCCAGCTTCACCGATTATATGCACCTCATTAAACTAAAGGGCCGCTGGTGGATTATCAGTAAGACCTTTACCTCTGAATAA
- a CDS encoding class I SAM-dependent methyltransferase, translating into MTETAFQKLREENPWPNPEGIRAWDYSLGGGGRELIDEIIRTDKPKFMLEIGCFLGASAKRWMNVSEDLKIVGVDPWSDWLIDQCKKYVGRPNLTRAYPDIKVQEQFANDIETQGPFATAMANLKGYEERFVPYRAYSPEALPSLKEKGFEPDLIYIDSTKKPDDLDVCIELWPNARITGDDWHWNRTKGYPMRQIVNAFAEKHGFKVEADWATWVLTR; encoded by the coding sequence ATGACAGAAACAGCATTCCAGAAACTTCGTGAAGAAAACCCGTGGCCAAACCCGGAAGGTATCCGCGCGTGGGATTATAGCCTTGGCGGCGGCGGGCGCGAACTGATTGATGAAATCATCCGCACGGACAAGCCCAAGTTCATGTTAGAAATTGGCTGCTTTCTAGGTGCATCTGCCAAGCGCTGGATGAATGTTTCGGAAGATCTGAAAATTGTGGGTGTGGACCCATGGTCTGACTGGCTTATTGACCAGTGCAAAAAATATGTAGGCCGCCCGAACCTTACGCGCGCTTACCCTGATATTAAAGTGCAGGAACAGTTCGCAAACGACATTGAAACACAAGGCCCTTTTGCCACCGCCATGGCAAACCTGAAAGGCTATGAAGAGCGCTTTGTGCCTTACCGCGCTTATTCACCAGAGGCCCTACCGAGCCTGAAAGAAAAAGGTTTTGAACCTGATCTGATTTATATCGACAGCACCAAAAAGCCTGATGATCTGGATGTATGTATTGAACTATGGCCAAACGCCCGCATCACAGGTGATGACTGGCACTGGAACCGCACCAAAGGCTATCCTATGCGCCAGATCGTAAATGCATTCGCGGAAAAACACGGCTTTAAAGTGGAAGCTGATTGGGCAACCTGGGTGCTAACGCGCTAG
- the fsa gene encoding fructose-6-phosphate aldolase: MKFFLDTANIDEIREANATGLLDGVTTNPSLIKKAGREFFEVITEIAKEVDGPVSAETVAHDHETMLKEGLKCAKIADNIAVKVPLTLEGLKTCKALRAEGIMVNVTLCFSANQALLAAKAGASFISPFVGRHDDNGFNGMELIEDIRNIYDNYAFDTEILVASVRHPTHILESARIGADVATFPIDVLRKLAKHPLTDNGLAGFDKDWAATGFSIL, translated from the coding sequence ATGAAATTCTTCCTCGATACTGCCAATATTGATGAAATCCGTGAAGCAAACGCAACTGGTCTTCTGGATGGTGTTACAACAAACCCATCTCTTATTAAAAAGGCTGGCCGTGAGTTTTTCGAAGTAATCACTGAAATCGCCAAGGAAGTTGATGGCCCGGTTTCTGCTGAAACAGTAGCACACGACCACGAAACTATGCTGAAAGAAGGCCTTAAGTGCGCGAAAATTGCTGACAATATCGCCGTTAAAGTGCCACTAACACTTGAGGGCCTTAAAACATGTAAAGCCCTTCGCGCTGAAGGTATTATGGTGAATGTAACGCTTTGTTTCTCTGCAAACCAGGCGCTTCTTGCTGCCAAAGCTGGCGCATCTTTCATTTCGCCGTTCGTTGGCCGTCATGATGATAACGGCTTCAACGGCATGGAGCTGATCGAAGATATCCGCAATATCTATGATAACTATGCGTTCGATACAGAAATTCTGGTTGCTTCTGTTCGCCACCCTACACACATTCTCGAATCTGCGCGCATCGGTGCTGATGTTGCAACATTCCCAATTGATGTTCTGCGCAAGCTTGCAAAACACCCACTAACAGACAATGGCCTAGCAGGCTTTGATAAAGACTGGGCAGCGACAGGCTTCTCAATCCTTTAA
- a CDS encoding primosomal protein N' — protein MQQSSLILGDEEALEATRVKVLLPLPLNGPLDYRLPEGSGPLVVGTIVEVPLSGRKIVGVVWPAGNNGGGKTLPLSKLKPIERIVDVNPLGEDLVKFAEWVSAYTLANLGAVLRMCLSSPAALQPVPTKRYYMLADPLPPTLKITSARESILDCIQDGEPRLVSEIAEMAGVSEAVVRGFHKAGGMVSTEMSVDKPFGAPDVSIEGPILSGEQDAAASAIREKVQAGGFAPFLLDGVTGSGKTEVYFEGLIEALKDPEAQVLVLVPEIALTSQWMERFVKRFGTRPVVWHSEIGQAGRRRAWKEIANGSARVVVGARSALFLPFQKLAFITVDEEHDPSFKQEDGVLYHARDMAIVRAKQAECPVVLASATPSLETLVNAEAGRYQTLKMRERHGSAVLPEMKAIDLRHEAPEAGTWLSPPLVKAIEETVAAGEQAMLFLNRRGYAPLTLCRTCGHRIECPSCSAWLVEHRFRKELQCHHCGFTMETPKECPECDTEDSLVACGPGVERMFEEATQRFPNARISVMTSDTMTTTSETARVVADIAAGKLDIVIGTQIVTKGYHFPGLTLVGVVDADLGLRGGDLRAGERTYQQLVQVAGRAGRAEKPGTVYLQSYEPEHPVVQALLSGDHESFLAAEKDARRLHHMPPFGRLVGIILSGEDMKDTLEQGRRLAACAPVEHGVDFVGPAPAPMARVRGQHRFRMLVHARKQIKIQPLIRDWVMKAPKIKGVKIKVDIDPYSFM, from the coding sequence ATGCAACAGTCTTCCCTTATACTTGGTGATGAAGAGGCCCTGGAGGCCACTCGGGTTAAGGTATTGTTACCACTGCCTCTTAATGGCCCTTTGGATTATCGTTTGCCGGAAGGCTCTGGCCCATTGGTGGTGGGGACGATTGTTGAAGTGCCGCTTTCGGGCCGCAAAATTGTTGGTGTTGTCTGGCCTGCGGGGAACAACGGCGGCGGTAAAACTCTGCCACTTTCAAAGCTGAAACCGATTGAGAGAATCGTAGACGTTAACCCTCTTGGGGAAGATTTGGTGAAGTTTGCCGAATGGGTTTCCGCATACACGCTGGCAAATTTGGGTGCTGTTCTCAGGATGTGCCTGTCGTCACCGGCTGCGCTCCAGCCTGTACCGACCAAACGTTATTATATGCTGGCAGACCCGCTGCCGCCCACGCTGAAGATTACCTCAGCACGCGAAAGTATTCTTGACTGTATTCAGGATGGTGAACCACGCCTTGTTTCTGAAATTGCGGAAATGGCTGGGGTGAGTGAAGCGGTGGTGCGTGGTTTCCATAAAGCCGGGGGCATGGTTTCAACTGAGATGTCTGTTGATAAGCCGTTCGGTGCGCCTGATGTTTCGATAGAAGGGCCAATTCTTTCAGGAGAGCAGGATGCGGCAGCTTCTGCGATTCGAGAAAAAGTGCAAGCGGGCGGATTCGCGCCTTTCTTATTAGACGGTGTAACAGGTTCCGGTAAAACCGAGGTCTATTTCGAAGGCCTGATCGAAGCCTTGAAAGACCCTGAAGCGCAGGTGCTGGTGCTCGTGCCGGAAATTGCGCTTACCTCCCAGTGGATGGAACGGTTTGTAAAACGTTTTGGCACTAGGCCTGTTGTTTGGCATTCGGAAATCGGGCAAGCGGGTAGGCGGCGCGCATGGAAAGAAATCGCAAATGGTAGCGCTCGCGTGGTGGTTGGTGCCCGTTCGGCGCTATTCCTGCCGTTCCAGAAATTGGCGTTCATTACGGTGGATGAGGAGCATGATCCCTCCTTCAAGCAGGAAGACGGTGTTCTGTATCATGCACGGGATATGGCGATTGTACGGGCTAAGCAGGCGGAATGCCCTGTGGTGCTGGCAAGCGCAACGCCTTCCCTTGAAACGCTCGTTAATGCGGAAGCTGGAAGATACCAGACGCTGAAGATGCGTGAACGGCACGGCAGCGCCGTGCTACCAGAAATGAAAGCTATTGACCTGAGGCATGAAGCGCCTGAGGCAGGTACGTGGCTTTCACCACCTCTCGTCAAAGCAATTGAGGAAACCGTCGCTGCTGGCGAACAGGCAATGCTGTTTCTGAACAGGCGTGGGTATGCACCGCTCACGTTGTGCCGCACATGCGGGCACCGAATCGAATGCCCAAGCTGCTCGGCATGGCTTGTGGAGCATAGGTTCAGGAAAGAACTTCAGTGTCACCACTGTGGTTTCACCATGGAAACGCCAAAAGAATGTCCTGAATGCGACACTGAAGATTCACTTGTAGCGTGCGGCCCGGGCGTAGAACGGATGTTTGAAGAAGCGACACAGCGGTTCCCGAATGCGCGAATCTCTGTGATGACCAGCGATACGATGACAACAACCAGTGAAACGGCCCGTGTTGTGGCCGATATCGCAGCGGGCAAGTTGGATATTGTGATCGGTACGCAGATTGTAACCAAAGGCTATCACTTCCCCGGGCTAACGCTCGTAGGTGTTGTGGATGCTGATCTTGGTCTACGTGGTGGTGATTTGCGAGCTGGTGAGCGCACTTATCAGCAGCTCGTGCAGGTAGCTGGTCGAGCGGGCCGTGCTGAAAAGCCGGGTACGGTATATCTGCAATCATACGAGCCTGAACACCCTGTTGTGCAAGCGCTTTTATCTGGTGACCATGAAAGTTTCCTCGCGGCTGAAAAGGATGCTCGCCGGCTCCACCATATGCCGCCCTTTGGCCGTTTGGTGGGAATCATCCTTTCTGGTGAAGATATGAAAGATACGCTGGAGCAGGGTAGAAGGCTTGCCGCTTGTGCGCCTGTTGAGCACGGAGTGGATTTTGTGGGCCCTGCGCCTGCGCCAATGGCGCGGGTAAGGGGGCAACACCGATTCCGTATGCTGGTGCATGCAAGAAAACAGATAAAGATCCAGCCGCTTATCCGGGATTGGGTGATGAAAGCCCCTAAAATTAAAGGGGTGAAAATCAAGGTGGACATCGACCCATACAGCTTTATGTAA
- a CDS encoding F0F1 ATP synthase subunit delta codes for MTSHKAIVSGITGRYAVALFELAQEGKALKAVESDMASLKDLLAESADLRELVSSPLISRDEQSKGIEAVAKTAELSELTGKFLGTLAANRRLAALSGIVTAFEKLVAHHKGEISAEVVSAHALTKTQLAELKKKLKSAVGRDVAIEASVDETLLGGLKVKVGSRMVDSSLRTKLDNLAIAMKGVQ; via the coding sequence GTGACCTCGCACAAAGCGATAGTTTCTGGGATTACAGGCCGCTATGCGGTAGCGCTATTTGAACTCGCACAAGAGGGCAAAGCGCTTAAGGCGGTCGAATCCGATATGGCTTCACTGAAGGATCTGCTAGCAGAGAGCGCAGATCTTCGTGAGCTTGTTAGCTCTCCACTCATCAGCAGGGACGAACAGTCCAAAGGCATTGAGGCAGTTGCTAAAACTGCTGAGCTTTCCGAGCTGACTGGCAAATTCCTGGGCACACTGGCTGCGAATCGCCGCCTTGCTGCTCTTTCAGGAATTGTTACAGCGTTTGAAAAGCTTGTTGCTCACCATAAAGGTGAAATCAGTGCTGAAGTTGTTAGCGCGCATGCACTAACAAAAACACAGCTGGCTGAGCTGAAGAAAAAATTGAAATCTGCTGTCGGCCGTGATGTTGCCATCGAAGCTTCTGTCGATGAAACATTGCTCGGCGGCCTGAAGGTTAAAGTGGGTTCCCGCATGGTGGACAGCTCACTTAGAACTAAACTCGATAACCTCGCAATCGCCATGAAAGGGGTTCAGTAA
- the atpA gene encoding F0F1 ATP synthase subunit alpha has translation MDIRAAEISKVLKDQIANFGNEAEVSEVGTVLSVGDGIARVYGLDQVQAGEMVEFPGGVKGMALNLETDNVGIVIFGDDRGIKEGDTVKRTGAIVDVPVGKGLLGRVVDALGNPIDGKGPIEDVERTRVEVKAPGIIPRQGVSEPMQSGLKAIDALVPVGRGQRELIIGDRQTGKTAVAIDSFINQKAVNDAASDDAGKMFCIYVAVGQKRSTVAQIVKALEENGALEYSIVIAATASEPAPMQFLAPYTGTAMGEYFRDNGMHAVIVHDDLTKQAVAYRQMSLLLRRPPGREAYPGDVFYLHSRLLERAAKMSDERGGGSLTALPVIETQAGDVSAYIPTNVISITDGQIFLETELFYKGIRPAINVGLSVSRVGSAAQIKAMKQVAGSIKLELAQYREMEAFAQFGSDLDAATQQLLNRGARLTELLKQAQYTPLPVEEQVVSIFAGVKGYLDGIATTDVTRFEEQFLAEVRAKHADVLATIRTEQKLSDDTTSKLKSILDAFAKSFS, from the coding sequence ATGGATATCCGTGCTGCGGAAATTTCCAAGGTCCTGAAGGACCAGATTGCAAACTTTGGCAACGAAGCTGAAGTTTCTGAAGTTGGTACCGTACTCTCAGTGGGTGACGGTATTGCTCGTGTATACGGTCTTGACCAGGTACAGGCTGGTGAGATGGTTGAATTTCCAGGTGGTGTTAAGGGCATGGCTCTTAACCTGGAAACTGATAACGTTGGTATCGTTATCTTCGGCGACGACCGTGGAATTAAAGAAGGTGACACAGTAAAGCGTACTGGCGCGATTGTGGACGTACCTGTTGGTAAAGGTCTTCTAGGCCGCGTTGTTGACGCGCTTGGTAACCCAATCGACGGTAAAGGCCCGATCGAAGACGTTGAGCGTACTCGTGTGGAAGTTAAAGCTCCTGGCATTATTCCTCGTCAGGGCGTTTCCGAGCCTATGCAATCAGGCCTTAAGGCGATTGATGCTCTTGTACCAGTTGGCCGTGGCCAGCGTGAGCTTATCATTGGTGACCGTCAGACAGGTAAAACTGCTGTAGCGATCGATAGCTTCATTAACCAGAAAGCTGTAAACGACGCTGCATCTGACGATGCTGGTAAAATGTTCTGTATCTATGTTGCGGTTGGCCAGAAGCGTTCAACTGTAGCTCAGATCGTTAAAGCTCTTGAAGAGAACGGCGCGCTTGAATACTCAATCGTAATCGCCGCGACTGCTTCCGAGCCTGCACCTATGCAGTTCCTTGCACCATACACTGGTACAGCAATGGGTGAATATTTCCGCGATAACGGCATGCACGCTGTAATCGTACATGATGACCTGACAAAACAAGCTGTTGCTTACCGTCAGATGTCTCTACTTCTTCGTCGTCCTCCAGGACGTGAAGCGTACCCAGGTGACGTATTCTACCTACACAGCCGTCTTCTTGAGCGTGCTGCGAAAATGTCTGACGAGCGTGGCGGTGGTTCCCTAACTGCGCTTCCAGTAATTGAAACACAGGCTGGTGACGTATCTGCATACATCCCAACAAACGTGATCTCTATTACTGACGGTCAGATCTTCCTTGAGACTGAGCTTTTCTATAAAGGTATCCGTCCTGCGATTAACGTTGGTCTGTCTGTATCCCGTGTGGGTTCTGCAGCGCAGATTAAAGCGATGAAACAGGTTGCTGGTTCCATTAAACTTGAGCTTGCTCAGTACCGTGAAATGGAAGCGTTCGCACAGTTCGGTTCTGATCTTGATGCCGCTACACAGCAGCTTCTGAACCGTGGTGCTCGCCTAACCGAGCTTCTAAAACAGGCACAGTATACACCGCTGCCAGTTGAAGAGCAGGTTGTTTCCATCTTCGCAGGTGTGAAGGGCTACCTGGACGGTATCGCAACAACAGACGTAACTCGTTTCGAAGAGCAGTTCCTTGCTGAAGTTCGTGCGAAACACGCTGATGTTCTTGCAACAATTCGTACAGAGCAAAAGCTTTCTGACGATACGACTTCCAAGCTGAAGTCTATCCTAGACGCTTTCGCAAAGTCTTTTAGCTAA
- a CDS encoding F0F1 ATP synthase subunit gamma: MPSLKDLKVRINSVKSTQKITKAMKMVAASKLRRAQEAAEAARPYAERMEKVLAGLGSAVKDQPGASPLLAGTGSDDVQLVIVATSERGLCGGFNTNIVKAARQHISELVAAGKTVKILCIGKKGVGLLRRDYGDLIIDTKDMSGVKKLGFADAQPIAQEVLGMFERGEFDVATLFYAKFQSALVQINTKQQLIPAPIPEAANDDEGDDLAGAIYEYEPSEEAILDDLLPRNVAIQLYRGLLENAASEQGARMTAMDNATRNAGDMIDSLSITYNRTRQANITKELIEIISGAEAL, from the coding sequence ATGCCAAGCCTTAAAGATCTAAAAGTTCGCATTAACTCCGTTAAGTCGACGCAGAAAATTACTAAGGCCATGAAAATGGTTGCTGCGTCGAAACTACGCCGTGCACAGGAAGCTGCTGAAGCAGCACGTCCTTATGCAGAGCGTATGGAGAAAGTTCTTGCGGGCCTCGGTTCTGCCGTGAAAGATCAACCTGGTGCTTCCCCGCTTCTGGCGGGGACCGGCTCTGATGATGTACAGCTCGTTATCGTAGCAACATCTGAGCGTGGTCTGTGTGGTGGCTTCAACACGAATATCGTGAAAGCAGCACGCCAACACATTAGCGAACTGGTTGCCGCAGGCAAAACTGTGAAAATCCTTTGCATCGGCAAAAAAGGCGTAGGCCTTCTTCGCCGTGATTACGGTGATCTGATCATCGACACCAAGGATATGTCTGGTGTTAAAAAACTTGGCTTTGCTGACGCACAGCCAATTGCACAAGAAGTGCTTGGAATGTTTGAGCGTGGTGAATTTGATGTCGCTACACTCTTCTACGCTAAATTCCAATCAGCTCTCGTGCAGATCAACACCAAGCAACAACTAATTCCTGCACCAATTCCAGAAGCAGCCAACGATGACGAAGGCGATGATCTGGCTGGTGCGATTTACGAGTATGAGCCATCAGAAGAAGCAATTCTTGATGACTTGCTTCCACGCAACGTGGCAATCCAGCTTTATCGCGGCCTTCTTGAGAATGCTGCATCAGAGCAGGGTGCACGTATGACTGCGATGGATAACGCAACTCGTAATGCTGGTGACATGATTGATAGTCTGTCTATCACGTACAACCGTACGCGTCAGGCTAACATCACTAAAGAACTGATTGAAATTATCTCAGGCGCTGAAGCGCTTTAG
- the atpD gene encoding F0F1 ATP synthase subunit beta: protein MAKNTGRVTQVIGAVVDVQFDDSLPTILSALETTNNGERLVLEVASHLGENTVRTIAMDATDGLVRGQEVTDTGAPISVPVGPETLGRILNVVGEPIDERGPVGHKQVAPIHAEAPAFDDQSTEQEVLVTGIKVVDLLAPYAKGGKIGLFGGAGVGKTVLIMELINNIAKGHGGYSVFAGVGERTREGNDLYHEMIESKVINLDGESKAALVYGQMNEPPGARARVALTGLTLAEYFRDQEGQDVLFFVDNIFRFTQAGAEVSALLGRIPSAVGYQPTLATDMGALQERITSTKKGSITSVQAVYVPADDLTDPAPATSFAHLDATTVLSRQIAELGIYPAVDPLDSTSRILDPRVLGDEHYAVARSVQEVLQKYKSLQDIIAILGMDELSEEDKLVVARARKIQRFLSQPFHVAEIFTGIPGELVSLEDTISGFKAIVAGEYDHLPEAAFYLVGNIEQAIAKAEKLAQDAA from the coding sequence ATGGCTAAGAATACTGGCCGCGTAACACAGGTGATTGGTGCTGTTGTTGACGTACAGTTCGACGATAGCCTGCCGACTATTCTGTCTGCGCTTGAAACAACAAACAATGGCGAACGCCTTGTTCTTGAGGTGGCTTCCCACCTTGGTGAGAACACTGTTCGCACAATCGCTATGGACGCGACTGACGGTCTCGTACGTGGTCAAGAAGTAACAGACACTGGCGCACCGATTTCTGTGCCAGTTGGTCCTGAAACTCTAGGCCGCATCTTGAACGTTGTGGGTGAGCCTATTGATGAGCGTGGCCCTGTTGGTCACAAGCAAGTGGCTCCAATTCACGCTGAAGCGCCAGCTTTTGATGATCAGTCTACAGAACAAGAAGTTCTTGTAACTGGTATTAAGGTAGTTGACCTTCTCGCACCTTACGCAAAAGGTGGTAAGATTGGTCTGTTCGGTGGTGCGGGTGTTGGTAAAACAGTACTTATCATGGAACTGATCAACAACATCGCTAAAGGCCACGGTGGTTACTCTGTATTCGCTGGTGTTGGTGAGCGTACTCGTGAGGGTAACGACCTTTACCACGAGATGATCGAATCAAAGGTGATTAACCTGGACGGCGAATCAAAAGCTGCTCTCGTATACGGTCAGATGAACGAGCCTCCAGGGGCGCGTGCACGTGTGGCTCTAACTGGTCTTACACTTGCGGAATACTTCCGTGATCAAGAAGGTCAGGACGTACTATTCTTCGTAGATAACATCTTCCGCTTCACACAGGCGGGTGCTGAGGTGTCAGCGCTTCTTGGCCGTATCCCATCTGCTGTGGGTTACCAGCCAACACTAGCGACAGACATGGGTGCCCTGCAGGAGCGTATTACATCTACTAAGAAGGGTTCCATTACATCTGTACAGGCCGTTTACGTACCTGCGGATGACTTGACTGACCCTGCACCTGCTACATCATTTGCGCACCTTGATGCGACAACAGTACTATCTCGTCAGATTGCGGAGCTTGGTATTTACCCAGCGGTGGATCCACTAGATTCCACAAGCCGTATTCTTGATCCACGTGTACTAGGCGACGAACACTATGCTGTTGCTCGTTCTGTACAGGAAGTACTTCAGAAGTATAAGTCTCTCCAAGATATCATTGCGATCCTTGGTATGGACGAACTTTCTGAAGAAGATAAGCTTGTTGTGGCACGTGCTCGTAAGATCCAGCGTTTCCTTTCACAGCCATTCCACGTAGCGGAAATCTTCACAGGTATCCCTGGTGAGCTTGTATCTCTTGAAGATACAATCAGTGGCTTTAAAGCGATTGTAGCTGGTGAATATGATCACCTTCCAGAAGCTGCATTCTATCTTGTAGGTAACATTGAGCAGGCTATTGCGAAAGCAGAGAAACTTGCTCAAGACGCTGCATAA
- a CDS encoding F0F1 ATP synthase subunit epsilon yields the protein MAETMRFEIVSPERLLRDTEVAMVVVPGTDGDFTALPAHAPMMSTLRPGVVEIFAEEGAEGEELFVKGGLAQIGAKGLTILAEEVIALDSVSADDLAQKISDTREDIEDAKDDVERASAEKELAWMTALQDVIAA from the coding sequence ATGGCTGAGACAATGCGTTTCGAAATCGTATCTCCAGAGCGTCTCTTGAGAGATACAGAAGTTGCGATGGTTGTGGTACCAGGTACAGACGGTGATTTCACTGCGCTTCCTGCCCACGCACCAATGATGTCCACACTCCGTCCTGGTGTTGTAGAAATCTTCGCTGAAGAAGGTGCTGAAGGTGAAGAGCTGTTCGTTAAGGGCGGTCTTGCACAAATCGGTGCTAAAGGTCTGACAATTCTGGCTGAGGAAGTGATTGCGCTTGATAGCGTGAGCGCTGATGATTTGGCTCAGAAAATTTCAGATACTCGCGAAGATATCGAAGACGCAAAGGATGATGTGGAGCGTGCATCCGCTGAAAAAGAGCTGGCTTGGATGACAGCTCTTCAGGATGTGATCGCGGCTTAA